One window of Flavobacteriales bacterium genomic DNA carries:
- the fdhD gene encoding formate dehydrogenase accessory sulfurtransferase FdhD, which produces MRTPVSPIQITRVEHGSATVTDDILVSEEPLEIRLGHGPEEDRKEIQLSVTMRTPGNDEELAMGFLFTEGLVTDMSQVLRVVPCENVKEEERGNVVRVELHPAVEIEPAKWQRNFYTSSSCGVCGKTSIGAVHTQCARPIAPFGPIDPKVITALPGRMREAQTVFKHTGGIHAAALFDREGKLLILREDVGRHNAVDKVIGALLLSTRSQPGIGPGQLTTDNYQLLVSGRAGFELVQKCLMAGIPMMAAVGAPSSLAVQLAKKGGLTLVGFLSGERFNVYSGG; this is translated from the coding sequence ATGCGCACACCAGTGTCTCCTATACAGATCACACGCGTCGAACATGGTTCGGCTACAGTGACCGATGATATCCTTGTCAGCGAAGAACCCTTGGAGATCCGCCTTGGCCATGGCCCGGAGGAGGACCGCAAGGAGATACAGCTGAGCGTAACCATGCGTACGCCGGGGAACGATGAGGAGCTGGCGATGGGATTTCTTTTCACCGAAGGCCTTGTCACGGACATGTCCCAAGTGCTGCGCGTGGTACCGTGCGAGAACGTGAAGGAAGAGGAAAGGGGCAACGTAGTGCGTGTGGAACTTCATCCGGCCGTTGAGATAGAGCCTGCGAAGTGGCAGCGCAACTTCTACACCAGCAGCAGTTGCGGTGTATGCGGGAAGACCAGCATCGGCGCCGTGCATACGCAATGCGCACGGCCCATTGCCCCGTTCGGACCGATCGATCCGAAGGTGATCACCGCACTGCCCGGCCGCATGCGCGAAGCGCAGACCGTCTTCAAGCATACCGGAGGCATCCACGCGGCCGCACTTTTCGATCGCGAGGGTAAGCTGCTGATCCTGCGGGAGGACGTGGGCCGCCACAATGCCGTGGACAAGGTGATCGGAGCCTTGTTGCTGTCTACGCGCTCCCAGCCGGGGATCGGCCCCGGACAACTGACAACTGACAACTACCAACTCCTCGTAAGCGGCCGCGCCGGCTTCGAGCTCGTTCAGAAATGCCTCATGGCCGGAATTCCGATGATGGCCGCCGTGGGCGCACCTTCTTCATTGGCCGTACAGCTGGCGAAAAAAGGAGGGCTAACGCTGGTCGGCTTCCTGTCCGGGGAGCGCTTCAACGTCTACTCAGGCGGGTAG
- a CDS encoding molybdenum cofactor guanylyltransferase, with product MGSKYAWTGVVLAGGKSTRMGQDKALLEVNGKPLLLHAVEKLKPHVRELFVIGEPRKYGHIWPDVMPDDIPGLGPLGGIVTAMGNARHDRLLVLAVDAPGVNARLLERLTRELPDDADALVPRHDDELEPLVAAYHRRCAGAFMDHITRSQLSMHGALADVNVAYLDIKPGDDGWPEDLFCNLNSPADL from the coding sequence ATGGGAAGCAAATACGCATGGACCGGGGTGGTGCTCGCTGGTGGCAAGAGCACGCGCATGGGGCAGGACAAAGCGCTGCTGGAAGTGAACGGGAAACCGTTGCTGCTTCACGCCGTGGAGAAATTGAAGCCGCATGTGCGCGAGCTCTTCGTGATCGGGGAACCGCGCAAGTATGGCCACATCTGGCCGGACGTCATGCCGGATGATATCCCCGGCCTGGGACCCTTGGGCGGCATCGTGACGGCCATGGGCAACGCACGGCACGACCGCTTGCTGGTGCTGGCAGTGGACGCGCCCGGTGTGAACGCGAGGTTGCTGGAACGTCTCACCCGCGAACTGCCGGATGACGCCGATGCCTTGGTGCCGCGCCACGACGACGAATTGGAGCCCTTGGTCGCCGCGTATCATCGGCGGTGTGCCGGTGCCTTCATGGACCACATCACACGCAGCCAGCTTTCCATGCACGGAGCCTTGGCTGATGTCAACGTGGCTTACTTAGACATCAAGCCCGGTGATGACGGCTGGCCGGAGGACCTCTTTTGCAACCTCAACAGTCCTGCCGACCTTTGA
- a CDS encoding PKD domain-containing protein, with amino-acid sequence MKHLFAFLILLGTIGSASAQTTRVLFIGNSYTAVNNLPELTRQLALSLGDTLVVNSSTPGGYTFNGHTTNTATQNLIDQGGWNYVVLQEQSQLPSFPPAQVAAESLPYATALVDSIRAHSPCAEPVFYMTWGRENGDADNCASWPPVCTYEGMQEQLRINYLQMAQDNSTACAPAGMAWKRVREEFPAIGLYAADGSHPSVAGSYLVACTMYSTFFRRTTMGATFTSTLDATTAATLQQVASSVVLDSLSTWNIGVNDPVALPEHTDLGGGQVAFSENSTNTTNNFWDLGDGSTNMESSFTHTYTAVGNYTVTYIATDDCGRADTSIFQVDVTTTGITELQTSAFRVTSDVNGLSIHNGGEAGTLELFDTQGRVLRSVRVDARSDQRISWPGGQFVLWRFVGATVPKSGVVVVP; translated from the coding sequence ATGAAGCATCTCTTCGCATTTCTGATCCTCCTCGGAACGATCGGTTCCGCCAGTGCGCAGACCACGCGCGTGCTCTTTATCGGCAACAGCTACACCGCAGTGAACAACCTGCCGGAGTTGACCCGGCAACTGGCGCTCTCCTTGGGGGACACGTTGGTCGTCAACAGCTCCACACCGGGCGGCTACACGTTCAACGGGCATACCACCAATACGGCCACGCAGAACCTGATCGACCAAGGCGGATGGAATTACGTGGTGTTGCAGGAGCAAAGCCAACTTCCCTCCTTTCCGCCGGCGCAAGTAGCCGCAGAATCCTTGCCCTACGCGACCGCATTAGTGGACAGCATCCGTGCCCATTCCCCGTGCGCGGAACCCGTGTTCTACATGACCTGGGGCCGCGAGAACGGCGATGCGGACAACTGCGCATCCTGGCCGCCGGTCTGCACATACGAGGGCATGCAAGAGCAACTACGGATCAACTACTTGCAAATGGCGCAGGACAATAGCACCGCATGTGCGCCCGCCGGTATGGCGTGGAAGCGCGTGCGCGAAGAGTTCCCGGCGATCGGCCTGTATGCAGCAGATGGCAGTCACCCAAGCGTTGCCGGCTCCTACTTGGTGGCCTGCACCATGTACAGTACTTTTTTCCGCAGAACAACCATGGGCGCAACCTTCACTTCCACATTGGATGCAACGACCGCAGCCACCCTGCAACAGGTTGCATCGTCCGTGGTGCTGGACAGTTTGAGCACATGGAACATCGGCGTCAACGATCCGGTCGCTTTGCCGGAACACACGGACCTCGGCGGCGGTCAAGTGGCCTTCAGCGAGAATTCCACGAACACCACCAACAACTTCTGGGACCTGGGCGACGGCAGCACGAATATGGAAAGCAGCTTCACGCATACCTACACTGCCGTTGGCAACTACACGGTGACTTACATCGCCACGGACGATTGCGGACGCGCCGACACCAGCATCTTCCAAGTGGACGTCACCACAACGGGCATCACGGAACTTCAGACTTCGGCCTTCCGAGTGACCAGCGATGTGAATGGCCTATCCATTCACAACGGCGGTGAAGCCGGGACTTTGGAGTTGTTCGATACGCAGGGCCGTGTGCTGCGATCGGTACGAGTAGATGCTCGTAGTGATCAACGGATCTCGTGGCCTGGCGGGCAATTCGTGCTATGGCGCTTTGTTGGTGCGACGGTTCCTAAGAGCGGAGTTGTAGTGGTGCCATAG
- a CDS encoding sulfite exporter TauE/SafE family protein — MDSTLLILLIAFVAFAYAMVGHGGASGYLALMALAGMSVVVMRPTALVLNLFVSAISFTLYARSGHFKWSTFWPFAVLSIPAAWLGAHVVLDPVIYKRILAVCLLFAVAKLFGFFGKGKDGLRPIPLVWGLLIGSALGFVSGMIGIGGGILLSPVLLLFNWADMKTTAATSALFIFVNSAAGIVGAFGNGETLGTEMVPWIIAAVLGGLLGSWIGAKRLNELRLKQALGIVLLFASVKLMMA, encoded by the coding sequence ATGGACAGCACCTTGTTGATCCTCCTGATCGCCTTCGTCGCCTTCGCCTACGCCATGGTGGGCCACGGCGGTGCCAGTGGCTACCTCGCGTTGATGGCATTGGCGGGCATGTCCGTGGTGGTGATGCGCCCCACCGCGCTGGTATTGAACCTCTTCGTCAGCGCCATCTCCTTCACGCTTTACGCGCGTTCAGGCCATTTCAAATGGAGCACCTTCTGGCCCTTCGCGGTACTGTCGATCCCGGCGGCGTGGCTCGGCGCGCACGTCGTGCTGGACCCCGTGATCTACAAGCGTATCCTTGCGGTCTGCCTGCTCTTTGCGGTCGCCAAGCTCTTCGGCTTTTTCGGAAAAGGCAAGGATGGCCTACGGCCCATCCCGTTGGTCTGGGGCTTGCTGATCGGCTCGGCGCTGGGCTTCGTCTCCGGCATGATCGGCATCGGTGGCGGCATCCTGTTGAGCCCGGTGCTACTGCTCTTCAATTGGGCGGACATGAAGACCACGGCGGCCACCTCGGCGCTCTTCATCTTCGTGAACAGCGCGGCCGGTATCGTGGGCGCTTTCGGCAACGGTGAAACGTTGGGCACGGAGATGGTGCCGTGGATCATCGCGGCAGTTCTGGGCGGTCTGCTCGGCAGTTGGATCGGCGCGAAGCGGTTGAACGAACTGCGCTTGAAGCAGGCCCTGGGCATCGTCCTCCTATTCGCCAGCGTGAAACTGATGATGGCATGA
- a CDS encoding DNA-3-methyladenine glycosylase I: MKPDEKVRCPWCLKDDIYKRYHDEVWGVPEHDDRKLFAKLILDGAQAGLSWYTILIRTESYAKAYNNWDAKKVARYGEKDVERLMNDAGIIRNRSKIMASISNAQAYLKIMEDGPGSFDRFLWKHVHGKTKVNRVKQMSDVPVSTPESDAMSNDLKKHGFKFTGTTIVYAFMQACGMVDDHMVTCWRKKG; this comes from the coding sequence ATGAAGCCCGATGAAAAGGTGCGCTGTCCGTGGTGCCTGAAGGACGACATATACAAGCGTTATCATGATGAGGTCTGGGGCGTACCCGAGCATGACGACCGCAAGCTCTTCGCGAAGCTGATCTTGGATGGAGCGCAGGCGGGCCTGAGCTGGTATACCATTCTGATCCGTACGGAGAGCTATGCGAAGGCGTACAACAATTGGGACGCCAAAAAAGTCGCGCGCTATGGCGAGAAGGACGTTGAGCGCTTGATGAACGACGCAGGCATCATCCGCAACCGCTCCAAGATCATGGCCTCCATCAGTAATGCACAGGCGTATTTGAAGATCATGGAGGACGGCCCCGGCTCTTTCGATCGCTTCTTGTGGAAGCATGTACACGGCAAGACCAAGGTGAACAGGGTGAAGCAGATGAGCGATGTGCCTGTGTCCACGCCCGAAAGCGATGCCATGAGCAACGACCTGAAGAAGCATGGTTTCAAATTCACGGGCACCACCATCGTGTATGCGTTCATGCAGGCCTGCGGCATGGTGGACGACCATATGGTGACGTGCTGGAGAAAGAAGGGGTGA
- a CDS encoding group III truncated hemoglobin, with protein MDNTPPEKASGQPREKGDIRTIEDVRLLVDTFYGRARLDELVGPIFNDTIQDRWPEHLAKLYNFWQTILLGQHTYNGSPFLPHAKLPIDKRHFDRWLQLFHGTLSDLFEGPTTEEAKQRSVMMAQMFQFRMAEHARAGTTPVR; from the coding sequence ATGGACAACACCCCCCCGGAAAAGGCCTCTGGGCAGCCGCGCGAAAAGGGTGACATCCGGACGATCGAGGACGTTCGCCTCTTGGTGGACACGTTTTATGGCCGCGCCCGCTTGGATGAGCTGGTAGGCCCCATCTTCAACGATACCATCCAGGACCGTTGGCCGGAGCACTTGGCCAAGCTCTACAACTTCTGGCAGACCATCCTCTTGGGGCAGCACACCTACAACGGAAGCCCTTTTCTGCCACACGCGAAGCTTCCGATCGATAAGCGCCACTTTGACCGTTGGTTGCAGCTTTTCCACGGTACGTTGAGCGATCTTTTTGAAGGTCCCACGACCGAGGAGGCCAAACAACGCTCGGTGATGATGGCGCAGATGTTCCAATTCAGAATGGCCGAGCACGCGCGTGCTGGTACCACACCCGTCCGCTGA
- a CDS encoding nucleoid-associated protein, which translates to MVNGKEAFVEEFVLHRIGAEGEPSVFSDFSAVIKGELEQQFLRKLFLRPFTNMAFTCEFASEKSTLRQLCTKIYDGESIVENSVAIAKQLIAVAQEDKMPGGDLIVAKFSAVEVGGAEHEAVGIFKFDEKEVFLESRLKDETIVLRMKRGLGNNKPNKACLVVFSGNSPTLFIIDNQANTEYWQKDFIGSRAKKDHVNSTSDRMHITKTFITEQLPQDFVVEKADQIDLLNRSVDYFKNHTEFDQDEFTQEVFQEEKAIQSYKEYSDRYQKENDVQVQDNFEISSHAVKKQARVFKSVLKLDKNFHIYIHGDRNKIEHGVDEIGRKFYKIFYEQES; encoded by the coding sequence ATGGTCAACGGCAAAGAAGCATTCGTGGAGGAGTTCGTGCTGCATCGCATCGGTGCTGAGGGCGAGCCCAGCGTGTTCAGCGACTTCAGCGCGGTGATCAAGGGCGAATTGGAGCAGCAGTTCCTGCGGAAGCTCTTCCTGCGGCCCTTCACGAACATGGCCTTCACCTGCGAGTTCGCCTCGGAGAAGAGCACTTTGCGTCAGCTGTGCACGAAGATCTATGACGGTGAAAGCATCGTGGAGAACTCCGTGGCCATCGCCAAACAGCTCATCGCCGTGGCCCAGGAAGACAAGATGCCGGGCGGTGATCTGATCGTGGCGAAGTTCAGCGCGGTGGAGGTCGGCGGCGCGGAACATGAGGCAGTGGGCATCTTCAAATTCGATGAGAAAGAAGTTTTTCTGGAAAGCAGACTGAAGGACGAAACCATCGTACTGCGCATGAAGCGAGGGCTGGGCAACAACAAGCCGAACAAGGCCTGCTTGGTGGTCTTCTCCGGGAACTCCCCCACGCTCTTCATCATCGACAACCAGGCGAACACCGAATATTGGCAGAAGGATTTCATCGGATCACGGGCGAAGAAGGACCACGTGAACAGCACCAGCGATCGGATGCACATCACCAAGACCTTCATCACCGAACAACTACCGCAGGACTTCGTGGTGGAGAAGGCCGACCAGATCGACCTGCTGAACCGCTCCGTGGATTACTTCAAGAACCATACGGAATTCGACCAGGACGAATTCACGCAGGAAGTATTCCAGGAAGAGAAGGCCATCCAGTCCTACAAAGAATACAGCGACCGCTACCAGAAGGAGAACGACGTGCAGGTGCAGGACAACTTCGAGATCTCCTCTCACGCTGTGAAGAAGCAGGCGCGCGTGTTCAAGAGCGTCCTGAAGCTGGACAAGAATTTCCACATCTACATCCACGGCGACCGCAACAAGATCGAGCATGGCGTAGATGAGATCGGAAGGAAGTTCTACAAGATCTTCTACGAGCAGGAGTCGTGA
- a CDS encoding ThiF family adenylyltransferase — MTDQVDEQQPLRLLIVGAGALGNALLPRVLRWKWDGITIMDGDRVEEKNLVRQELFAPVDIGRPKSDVLAAWVRNMPVPVHMASRDEFLDANNAEALIAVHDVVADCTDDAHVKRLIDRTCAEYGVALVSGSVHGKESQVILLHAEGEDEKITRDELFHGRPGGEQDGCDMRNVPMETIEETGRRMAQLLRAVRQGEPVKNGRIDLFDGKRWTAIDPPDH, encoded by the coding sequence GACCAGGTGGACGAACAGCAACCGCTGAGGCTGCTCATAGTGGGCGCAGGGGCCCTCGGGAATGCATTGCTGCCGCGCGTCCTGCGCTGGAAATGGGACGGTATCACCATCATGGACGGTGATCGGGTGGAGGAGAAGAACTTGGTACGGCAAGAGCTCTTTGCACCCGTGGACATCGGCAGGCCGAAGAGTGATGTACTGGCGGCCTGGGTCCGCAACATGCCCGTTCCGGTGCACATGGCGTCCCGGGATGAATTCCTTGATGCGAACAACGCCGAAGCGCTCATTGCCGTGCACGACGTGGTGGCGGACTGTACGGACGATGCACATGTGAAGCGGTTGATCGACCGCACCTGTGCTGAGTACGGCGTGGCGTTGGTGAGCGGGTCCGTCCACGGAAAGGAAAGTCAGGTGATCCTTTTGCACGCGGAAGGGGAGGACGAAAAGATCACGCGTGATGAGCTCTTCCATGGCAGACCCGGCGGGGAGCAGGACGGTTGCGACATGCGGAACGTGCCGATGGAGACCATCGAGGAAACAGGCCGGCGCATGGCACAACTGCTGCGCGCCGTGCGACAAGGCGAACCCGTGAAGAACGGCCGCATCGACCTCTTCGACGGTAAACGTTGGACCGCGATCGATCCCCCGGACCACTGA
- a CDS encoding molybdopterin molybdotransferase MoeA encodes MIDVKEAKRRLMANVLVMPTEAVPLLNALGRFAVNDVVAPFDHPLFDCSAMDGYAFRFSEEVKAWTVVGEVPAGDAFSRGLQAGECVRIFTGAMMPEGADTVVMQELAQRSGEAMTHTDVKLKRGGNVRCKGEQLRTGDVALLKGTPLDAPAIGLLASVGVQEVLVAKRPRVALLISGDEFAEGAVPSPGKIFGTNGMMLQAALRNAGIEASLVQVNDDREALIAAWKQAAKAHDLVISTGGVSVGDHDLIRPALEALGAEFILHGVKQKPGKPMLFAKLDGTPVFGLPGNPRAVMVLFGEYVLPFLRAMQGAADPGPCIEHLPIEQALKVKGDRAEFRAALVTEGRVKLLADEGSHMLRSLTEANALAFIPADVREFKAGDTIEVHHIR; translated from the coding sequence ATGATCGACGTGAAGGAGGCGAAGCGGCGTTTGATGGCCAACGTGCTGGTGATGCCCACGGAAGCCGTGCCGTTGCTCAATGCATTGGGCCGTTTTGCGGTGAACGACGTGGTCGCGCCATTCGATCATCCGCTGTTCGATTGCAGCGCGATGGACGGCTATGCGTTCAGGTTTTCCGAAGAGGTGAAGGCATGGACCGTGGTCGGCGAAGTGCCCGCCGGGGATGCTTTTTCACGCGGACTTCAAGCGGGTGAATGCGTACGCATCTTCACCGGGGCCATGATGCCTGAAGGTGCGGACACCGTGGTGATGCAGGAACTCGCGCAACGTTCCGGTGAGGCGATGACCCACACGGACGTGAAGTTGAAACGCGGCGGCAACGTGCGCTGCAAGGGCGAGCAGTTGCGCACGGGTGATGTGGCCTTGCTGAAAGGAACGCCGCTGGATGCGCCCGCGATCGGGCTGTTGGCTTCGGTCGGTGTGCAGGAGGTGCTTGTGGCGAAGCGGCCGCGCGTGGCCTTGCTGATCAGCGGTGATGAATTCGCCGAGGGCGCGGTCCCTTCGCCGGGGAAGATCTTCGGGACCAATGGCATGATGTTGCAGGCGGCCTTGCGCAACGCGGGGATCGAGGCAAGCCTCGTGCAGGTCAATGATGACCGCGAAGCGTTGATCGCTGCATGGAAGCAAGCAGCCAAGGCACATGATCTCGTCATCTCCACCGGTGGGGTGTCCGTCGGTGATCATGACCTGATCCGGCCCGCCTTGGAAGCGCTCGGAGCGGAGTTCATCCTTCACGGCGTGAAGCAGAAGCCGGGCAAACCGATGCTCTTTGCGAAGCTCGACGGCACGCCGGTCTTCGGCCTGCCCGGCAATCCCCGCGCGGTGATGGTGCTGTTCGGTGAATACGTGCTGCCCTTCCTGCGGGCCATGCAAGGAGCAGCGGATCCCGGTCCATGTATTGAGCATCTTCCGATCGAACAAGCGTTGAAGGTCAAAGGAGACCGGGCGGAATTCCGCGCGGCGCTCGTGACGGAAGGGAGAGTGAAATTATTGGCCGACGAAGGCTCGCACATGCTGCGATCGCTCACCGAAGCAAATGCATTGGCGTTCATCCCGGCCGATGTGCGGGAGTTTAAAGCAGGGGACACGATCGAAGTACACCACATCCGGTGA
- a CDS encoding molybdenum cofactor biosynthesis protein MoaE, producing MSETKAPKKRDIFTDGPIDPTFIAESIAKHATRHDIGAHEIFLGQVRADMADGSGGRSSARTTAIAYTAYRDMANEQMIPIREEAFARWPITCLHVHHSQGIIKAGELCFFVFASSAHRQVAREAVAYVTDEVKKRLPIFGKEVLEDGEHVWKINT from the coding sequence ATGAGCGAAACCAAAGCGCCCAAGAAACGGGACATCTTCACTGATGGTCCGATCGATCCGACCTTCATCGCGGAGAGCATCGCGAAGCACGCCACGCGCCATGACATCGGCGCGCACGAGATCTTCCTGGGCCAGGTACGGGCGGACATGGCGGACGGTTCGGGCGGAAGATCTTCCGCCCGTACAACCGCCATCGCATACACCGCTTACCGCGACATGGCCAACGAACAGATGATCCCCATCCGCGAAGAAGCCTTCGCACGCTGGCCCATCACTTGCTTGCACGTACACCACAGCCAAGGCATCATCAAGGCCGGTGAGCTATGCTTCTTCGTCTTTGCCTCATCGGCGCATCGCCAGGTAGCGCGCGAGGCCGTGGCCTATGTCACGGATGAAGTGAAGAAGCGCCTACCGATCTTCGGGAAGGAGGTTTTGGAGGATGGGGAGCATGTATGGAAGATAAATACATGA
- a CDS encoding bifunctional molybdenum cofactor biosynthesis protein MoaC/MoaB, with product MIDITHKPTSLREAIAEATVSVSKPETIAAVKAGTVPKGDVIEAARIAGLFGIKRTADMIPDCHPLPVEHAEVTSSVQEMAIVVTVKVRTIYRTGVEVEAMHGASVAALTIYDMLKPIDKGITIDRIRLVGKKGGKSDWKDQFDKMPSAAVLVISDSVSAGKKEDKAGKTIGERLKTLGVEFAANALVPDEPEQIAAQVKAWAEQGIDLILTTGGTGLSPRDRTPEAIAPILDREVPGVMEAARSYGQERVPLAMMSRGIAGMIGRTLVITLPGSTRGAQETMDALFPFVLHVVKVQEMAYRHGM from the coding sequence ATGATCGACATCACACACAAGCCTACCTCCCTCCGCGAAGCCATCGCCGAGGCCACCGTTAGCGTTAGCAAGCCGGAAACGATCGCAGCGGTGAAAGCCGGGACCGTCCCCAAGGGTGACGTGATCGAAGCCGCACGCATCGCCGGTCTCTTCGGCATCAAACGCACCGCGGACATGATCCCGGACTGCCATCCTTTGCCAGTGGAACACGCCGAGGTGACCAGCAGCGTCCAGGAAATGGCCATCGTGGTCACTGTGAAAGTGCGGACCATCTACCGCACCGGTGTGGAAGTGGAGGCCATGCACGGCGCCAGCGTGGCAGCGCTCACCATCTACGACATGCTTAAGCCGATCGACAAGGGCATCACCATCGACCGCATCCGCTTGGTGGGGAAGAAGGGTGGCAAAAGCGATTGGAAAGATCAGTTCGACAAGATGCCAAGCGCTGCCGTGCTCGTCATCAGTGACAGCGTTTCAGCGGGCAAGAAGGAGGACAAGGCCGGAAAGACGATCGGTGAACGGTTGAAGACGCTCGGTGTGGAGTTCGCTGCAAATGCGCTGGTACCGGATGAGCCGGAGCAGATCGCCGCACAGGTGAAGGCATGGGCGGAGCAGGGCATCGACCTTATCCTCACCACCGGCGGCACGGGCCTCTCACCACGTGATCGCACGCCGGAAGCCATCGCACCTATTCTCGACCGCGAAGTGCCTGGTGTCATGGAGGCCGCACGCAGCTACGGCCAAGAGCGCGTGCCCCTCGCCATGATGAGCCGCGGCATCGCCGGGATGATCGGTCGTACGTTGGTGATCACCCTGCCGGGATCAACAAGAGGTGCGCAAGAGACGATGGACGCGCTTTTCCCGTTCGTACTGCATGTGGTCAAAGTGCAGGAGATGGCGTATCGGCACGGTATGTAG
- a CDS encoding MoaD/ThiS family protein → MDIMLFGLIAEKAGTDRLTISAPDTGALRQALEERIEGLSSLSYALAVDRKITHENIELSGSEEIALLPPFAGG, encoded by the coding sequence ATGGACATCATGCTTTTTGGATTGATCGCGGAGAAGGCCGGGACTGATCGGCTAACCATCTCGGCACCGGATACGGGCGCGTTAAGGCAAGCCTTGGAAGAACGCATCGAAGGACTTTCATCGCTGAGCTATGCGCTGGCCGTGGACCGGAAGATCACGCATGAAAATATTGAACTGAGCGGCAGCGAGGAGATCGCGCTGCTGCCCCCATTTGCAGGAGGATGA
- the moaA gene encoding GTP 3',8-cyclase MoaA encodes MLTDRYSRTHRNLRISIVDKCDLRCTYCMPEDQQFLKRDELMTREEIRTLAKLFVEQYGITKIRLTGGEPLMRPDVVDLVRDMAQLPVKLGLTTNATRLHLFLDQLISAGLKSVNISLDTFDAERFRTLSRRDGHDRVLANIEQAIDRGLHVKLNMVVMRGVNDDELLRFTELTRDRPVHVRFIEFMPFAGNLWGRERVYTYSEMLGRIGSAHTIEKLDDDPHSTAKAYRVKGWQGTFAVISTVTEPFCGNCDRLRLTAEGKLRNCLFAREETDLLSALRSGEDVSSLIEANVLAKHKMLGGLPQFNLDKQEEVLHDLSSRPMVSIGG; translated from the coding sequence TTGCTTACCGACCGCTATTCCCGCACCCATCGCAACCTGCGCATCAGCATCGTGGACAAGTGCGACCTGCGCTGCACCTACTGCATGCCCGAGGATCAGCAGTTCCTGAAACGCGATGAGCTGATGACGCGGGAAGAGATCCGCACACTGGCAAAGCTCTTCGTGGAGCAATACGGCATCACTAAGATCCGACTGACAGGCGGTGAACCATTGATGCGGCCGGACGTGGTGGATCTCGTCCGTGACATGGCGCAACTGCCGGTGAAGCTGGGATTGACCACCAATGCGACGCGCCTGCACCTCTTCCTGGACCAGCTGATCTCCGCCGGATTGAAGAGCGTCAACATCAGCTTGGATACTTTTGATGCGGAGCGCTTCCGCACCCTCTCCCGCCGCGATGGCCACGACCGCGTGCTGGCGAACATCGAACAGGCGATCGATCGCGGCCTGCACGTGAAGCTGAACATGGTTGTGATGCGCGGCGTGAACGATGATGAGCTGCTGCGCTTCACGGAGCTTACCCGTGACCGGCCGGTGCATGTGCGTTTCATCGAGTTCATGCCCTTCGCCGGCAATCTGTGGGGCCGTGAGCGCGTGTACACGTACAGCGAAATGCTCGGCCGCATCGGCAGCGCGCACACGATCGAAAAGCTCGACGACGACCCGCACAGCACCGCCAAGGCCTACCGCGTGAAAGGCTGGCAAGGCACCTTCGCGGTGATCAGCACAGTGACCGAGCCCTTCTGCGGAAACTGCGATCGCCTGCGCCTGACGGCGGAAGGCAAGCTGCGCAACTGCCTCTTCGCCCGCGAGGAGACCGACCTGCTTTCAGCGTTGCGCAGCGGTGAGGATGTTTCCTCCTTGATCGAAGCGAACGTGCTGGCGAAGCACAAGATGCTGGGAGGATTACCTCAGTTCAATTTGGACAAGCAGGAAGAAGTGCTGCACGATCTGAGCAGCAGACCTATGGTGAGCATCGGGGGGTGA